The Sorangiineae bacterium MSr11367 genome window below encodes:
- a CDS encoding VanW family protein: MVLRFPTLTRALLAVGLLAGLGAGAIPLYRHFLPADEIVPGLTIDGVALQGDAASFIAARARAVAERKVALVMNDHVAVEATLGQLGVGVDEERALALARAIGHEGDVLRRADESARARRGQLDVPLLAKVDVNAVSAAVERIKEKEDVGPISARLNVEQQTVVPERVGHFIDLDATIAALAKLAGEPSREPGSPVRVALPVKNFAPRVTSDFVRTIDVHTVMSEYLTYFSRNKDQSRRGQNIDNAALKLDGLVLSPGELVSFNDVVGERSEENGFQKSWEIFKGEMVEGVGGGTCQVASTVHAAAFFAGLDIVERLPHSRPSAYIPMGLDATVVYPVVDMKLRNPFRFPIVLHAVVDGNRLRVAMLGKSRPATVSFSRDVVQTLPYPRKIEEKALAGNKVIVKQHGIFGYRIERERVLRFRGGKERVEKNKDFYPPTTEIYNVPPGFDVAQLPPLPTVSQDEGEGSDTSAQTAAAALAATGPTPLAPATTQPVSTVVMEDAPGAHAPSLAQSKPVKKVTIRR, encoded by the coding sequence ATGGTCCTTCGTTTTCCCACGTTGACGCGCGCACTCCTCGCCGTGGGCCTGCTCGCCGGCCTTGGCGCGGGGGCGATTCCGCTCTATCGGCATTTTCTTCCCGCGGACGAGATCGTGCCGGGGCTCACCATCGATGGCGTGGCGCTACAGGGTGACGCCGCGTCGTTCATCGCGGCGCGGGCGCGGGCGGTGGCCGAGCGCAAGGTGGCGCTGGTGATGAACGATCACGTCGCGGTGGAGGCCACCCTCGGGCAACTGGGGGTTGGCGTCGACGAAGAGCGGGCGCTCGCGCTCGCACGCGCCATCGGCCATGAGGGAGACGTTCTGCGGCGCGCCGACGAAAGCGCCCGTGCCCGGCGCGGTCAGCTCGACGTGCCCCTCTTGGCGAAGGTCGACGTGAACGCGGTTTCCGCCGCCGTCGAACGCATCAAGGAGAAGGAGGACGTCGGCCCCATTTCGGCGCGGCTCAACGTCGAGCAGCAGACGGTCGTGCCGGAGCGGGTGGGGCACTTCATCGATCTCGATGCGACCATCGCCGCGTTGGCCAAGCTCGCCGGTGAACCCTCGCGCGAGCCTGGCTCTCCCGTTCGCGTCGCCTTGCCGGTGAAGAACTTCGCCCCGCGGGTCACCAGCGACTTCGTGCGCACCATCGACGTGCACACGGTCATGAGCGAGTACCTCACGTACTTCTCGCGCAACAAAGACCAATCCCGCCGCGGCCAGAACATCGACAATGCCGCGCTCAAGCTCGACGGCCTCGTGCTTTCGCCCGGGGAGCTGGTCAGTTTCAACGACGTCGTGGGCGAGCGCAGCGAGGAAAACGGATTTCAGAAGAGCTGGGAGATCTTCAAAGGCGAGATGGTCGAGGGCGTCGGCGGCGGCACGTGCCAAGTCGCGTCCACCGTTCACGCCGCCGCGTTTTTCGCGGGGCTCGACATCGTGGAGCGCCTGCCGCACTCGCGCCCGAGCGCGTACATCCCCATGGGCCTCGACGCCACCGTGGTTTACCCGGTGGTCGACATGAAGCTGCGCAACCCGTTCCGCTTTCCCATCGTGCTTCACGCGGTCGTCGACGGGAACCGCCTGCGCGTGGCCATGCTCGGTAAGAGCCGCCCGGCCACGGTCAGCTTCTCACGCGACGTGGTGCAGACCTTGCCATACCCGCGCAAGATCGAGGAGAAGGCGCTCGCCGGCAACAAGGTCATCGTCAAGCAGCACGGCATCTTCGGCTACCGCATCGAGCGCGAGCGCGTTCTTCGCTTTCGCGGTGGCAAGGAGCGGGTCGAGAAGAACAAAGACTTCTACCCGCCGACGACCGAGATCTACAACGTGCCGCCCGGCTTCGACGTGGCGCAGCTGCCGCCCCTCCCCACCGTGAGCCAAGACGAGGGCGAAGGCAGCGACACCAGCGCGCAGACGGCAGCTGCGGCACTGGCCGCGACGGGCCCGACGCCTTTGGCCCCGGCCACCACGCAGCCGGTCTCCACGGTCGTGATGGAAGATGCGCCCGGGGCGCACGCGCCCTCGTTGGCACAATCCAAGCCGGTAAAGAAGGTGACCATACGTCGTTGA
- a CDS encoding transglycosylase SLT domain-containing protein, whose protein sequence is MADLKLPDFPIRWDPRVVRYLEFFKEDPRGRSMLAIWHRRSGRYRTMVSTILRRKSVPEDLFWIAMVESGFDPAARSPVGALGLWQFMPETGKQYGLAQDRWVDHRLNPQLATEAATEFLADLQRRFGSWELAIASYNMGYAGMLGVVRKFNTNDFWTLSRLEGALPWETTLYVPKIMAAAIVGKNLAAFGLSEDKMEPPVEFDEVVVPPGTALSQVASAIGLPTKEIVDLNLELRAQRTPPIDPGEKAEQKAKGAPASEGDSTGYPVKVPVGKGALLTQNMSKIKKNYVAPERYVVRFGETVEQIANARGVTSSKVAELNGMAPGEVVRGGTVLLVPAAKGGAVAAPTTSDKPVAIVPSDVFVYPDRRRVFYRVVTGDTLRDVATTFHVTVDEIRRWNEIDPAGRLQEGMTLQLFVPPDTDLSKVLSLSENQVRTIAVGTEDFFTYWEGQKGRRRITVPAKLGETIEIVGKRYGVTPASMERINRKNRNEVLKEGDVVVVYLPANSKKADPGAQADDPFAPEPLGALPTPPAPGSLP, encoded by the coding sequence ATGGCCGACCTGAAGCTGCCGGACTTCCCCATCCGCTGGGACCCCCGCGTGGTGCGCTACCTGGAGTTCTTCAAGGAGGATCCGCGCGGTCGGTCCATGCTGGCCATCTGGCACCGTCGCTCGGGGCGCTATCGCACGATGGTGAGCACGATCTTGCGGCGAAAATCGGTGCCGGAGGATTTGTTCTGGATTGCGATGGTGGAGAGCGGTTTCGATCCAGCCGCCCGATCGCCCGTCGGGGCGTTGGGGCTATGGCAATTCATGCCCGAGACGGGCAAGCAATATGGGCTCGCGCAAGACCGCTGGGTCGATCACCGGTTGAATCCGCAGCTCGCGACGGAGGCGGCCACGGAGTTTCTCGCGGATCTGCAGCGCCGTTTCGGGAGCTGGGAGCTCGCCATCGCCTCGTACAACATGGGGTACGCGGGGATGCTGGGGGTCGTGCGGAAGTTCAACACGAACGACTTCTGGACCTTGTCACGTCTCGAGGGCGCGCTCCCTTGGGAGACGACGCTCTACGTGCCGAAGATCATGGCGGCGGCCATCGTGGGCAAGAACCTCGCGGCCTTCGGGCTCTCCGAGGACAAGATGGAGCCGCCGGTGGAGTTCGACGAGGTCGTGGTGCCCCCGGGCACGGCGCTTTCGCAGGTGGCTTCCGCGATTGGGCTGCCGACGAAGGAGATCGTGGATCTCAATCTGGAACTTCGCGCGCAGCGCACGCCGCCGATCGATCCGGGTGAAAAGGCCGAGCAAAAAGCGAAGGGTGCGCCCGCCTCCGAAGGGGACTCCACCGGCTATCCGGTGAAGGTGCCCGTCGGCAAAGGAGCCTTGCTCACGCAGAACATGAGCAAGATCAAGAAGAACTACGTGGCGCCGGAGCGGTACGTGGTGCGCTTCGGCGAGACGGTCGAACAAATCGCGAACGCGCGCGGGGTGACGTCGTCCAAGGTGGCGGAACTCAATGGCATGGCACCGGGCGAGGTGGTGCGCGGAGGGACGGTGCTCCTCGTGCCTGCAGCCAAGGGTGGAGCGGTGGCGGCGCCCACGACGAGTGACAAGCCGGTGGCCATCGTGCCGTCGGACGTGTTCGTCTACCCCGATCGAAGGCGCGTGTTTTACCGCGTGGTGACGGGCGACACCTTGCGCGACGTGGCGACGACCTTCCACGTGACGGTGGACGAGATTCGCCGGTGGAACGAGATCGATCCGGCGGGTCGGTTGCAAGAAGGGATGACGCTGCAGTTGTTCGTGCCGCCGGATACCGATCTGAGCAAAGTGCTCTCGCTGTCGGAGAACCAGGTGCGCACCATCGCGGTCGGCACCGAGGATTTTTTTACGTACTGGGAAGGGCAAAAAGGGCGACGGCGCATCACCGTGCCGGCCAAGCTCGGGGAAACCATTGAGATTGTCGGCAAGCGCTACGGTGTGACGCCGGCGTCGATGGAGCGGATCAATCGGAAGAACCGCAACGAGGTTCTCAAGGAAGGCGACGTCGTGGTCGTCTACCTGCCCGCGAACTCGAAGAAGGCCGATCCCGGCGCCCAGGCCGACGATCCGTTCGCACCGGAACCCCTTGGGGCGCTGCCGACGCCGCCTGCTCCAGGATCGTTGCCTTAG
- a CDS encoding DEAD/DEAH box helicase — translation MNSPDFAELLGPALASAIEQRGFTTLTPVQHAVLDPSLRGRDLRISSQTGSGKTVAIGFTLREALEAGKDAVAPKNGVAAPLALVITPTRELAKQVDEELSWLYAPQSVKVASVTGGGGYRDERRAFAQGPAVIVGTPGRLLDHLRRGSIDASAIGTVVLDEADRMLDLGFREELEGILSFAPTPHTTHLVSATFPRDVRVLADKVQTEPVNVEGTPLGTANADIDHMIHLVSLSERTAAVINLLLSDPDSKTLVFARMRSEVSELTNELKSAGFHVRSLSGEMEQPERNRALDDFKRGRLHALVATDVAARGIDVQDISHVIHVEPPTDVDTYTHRSGRTGRAGRKGISSVLTPPAGFAKTSALLRRAGVTFRVEAIPTADALREQRQERLFTELTSDASGTADADWRCAALAERIVESGQAAQALTRLLSRVGITGPCEPRDVTPHAPPAERKKLSGPSKAGFGDGPARPRPTRKDHPADWVTFRVTWGGLHGANPRRLFAMMCRRGGVQGGDVGAIEIAKTHSFVNIAKAAASSFEEAARVPDPRDPRVSIHRADGDAPRPKPAAKHHPAAKPHAPAKHHPATHAKPHSGGVKRKSHAEPKPRADRPSKRQVAR, via the coding sequence ATGAATTCGCCCGACTTCGCCGAGTTGCTCGGCCCCGCATTGGCCAGCGCCATCGAGCAGAGGGGCTTCACGACGCTCACCCCCGTTCAACATGCCGTTCTCGACCCGTCGTTGCGGGGCCGCGATCTGCGAATCAGTTCGCAGACCGGTTCCGGAAAGACCGTGGCCATCGGCTTTACGCTCCGTGAGGCCCTCGAGGCCGGGAAGGATGCGGTCGCGCCGAAGAACGGGGTTGCTGCGCCGCTGGCGCTGGTGATCACGCCCACGCGCGAGCTTGCCAAGCAGGTCGACGAGGAGCTGTCGTGGCTGTACGCGCCGCAGTCGGTGAAGGTGGCGTCGGTGACCGGTGGCGGCGGCTACCGCGACGAACGGCGCGCCTTTGCGCAAGGGCCCGCGGTCATCGTGGGGACGCCGGGTCGCTTGCTCGACCATCTGCGCCGCGGGAGCATCGACGCTTCGGCGATCGGGACGGTGGTTCTCGACGAAGCGGACCGCATGCTCGATCTCGGTTTCCGCGAGGAGCTGGAAGGGATTCTCTCGTTCGCGCCGACGCCGCACACGACGCACTTGGTGTCGGCCACGTTTCCGCGGGACGTTCGCGTGCTCGCCGACAAGGTGCAGACCGAGCCGGTGAACGTGGAGGGGACGCCCCTCGGTACGGCCAACGCGGACATCGATCACATGATCCACTTGGTGTCGCTTTCGGAGCGCACGGCGGCGGTGATCAATTTGCTGCTCTCGGATCCCGATTCGAAGACGCTGGTGTTCGCGCGCATGCGCTCCGAGGTGTCGGAGCTGACGAACGAGCTCAAATCGGCGGGATTTCACGTGCGCTCGCTGTCCGGCGAGATGGAGCAGCCAGAGCGAAACCGCGCGCTGGACGACTTCAAACGAGGCCGGCTCCACGCCTTGGTGGCCACCGACGTGGCCGCCCGCGGCATCGACGTGCAGGACATCTCTCACGTCATCCATGTGGAGCCTCCGACGGACGTCGACACGTACACGCACCGCAGCGGCCGAACCGGCCGCGCCGGCCGCAAAGGCATCAGCTCGGTGCTCACACCTCCCGCCGGATTTGCGAAGACTTCCGCGCTGTTGCGTCGCGCGGGGGTGACCTTTCGCGTCGAGGCCATCCCGACCGCCGATGCCCTTCGCGAGCAGAGGCAGGAGCGCCTTTTCACCGAGCTCACGTCGGACGCGAGTGGCACGGCCGACGCCGACTGGCGCTGCGCGGCCCTCGCCGAGCGCATCGTCGAGAGCGGCCAGGCCGCCCAGGCCCTCACCCGCCTGCTATCCCGCGTGGGCATCACCGGGCCCTGCGAGCCGCGCGACGTCACCCCCCACGCGCCGCCCGCGGAGCGTAAAAAGCTGTCGGGGCCGTCGAAGGCGGGCTTCGGCGACGGGCCGGCTCGGCCGCGTCCCACGCGCAAAGATCACCCAGCGGATTGGGTCACCTTCCGCGTGACCTGGGGCGGCCTGCACGGGGCCAATCCCCGCCGCCTCTTCGCCATGATGTGCCGCCGCGGCGGCGTCCAAGGTGGCGACGTCGGCGCGATCGAAATCGCGAAGACGCACTCCTTCGTCAACATCGCCAAGGCGGCCGCCTCATCCTTCGAAGAAGCCGCCCGCGTCCCCGATCCGCGCGATCCCCGCGTCTCGATCCACCGCGCCGACGGCGACGCCCCTCGGCCCAAGCCCGCCGCGAAGCACCACCCTGCCGCGAAGCCGCACGCCCCCGCGAAGCACCACCCGGCCACCCACGCGAAGCCGCACTCGGGCGGCGTAAAGCGCAAGTCCCACGCCGAGCCGAAGCCGCGCGCCGACCGCCCCTCGAAACGCCAAGTCGCGCGCTGA
- a CDS encoding outer membrane protein transport protein, with translation MERRRGVIRALALAAGFIVLDAAFAHSTAQAGGLNFSDRGVKPLGRGGAWVAGADDVGAVWYNPAGLADAGTSLMADFAWLNHTSSFTRKTQVIDGAGTVRVYQFPTVTGKSPVLPIPTLGGSYNWGKKKQFTVAGALYAPYTAITSFPTQVDGQPAPQRYSLISLDGSALVNVGAWFAWKPIEQIRLGIGVGALVGTFTSTVFFNANPADRLIGAPEDPNYDSEGKLTAHIISPVANLGATFVPVKYVRIGLSYNLPIWINAPGDMQVRLPNAVLFDKATVSGEDVRVKFKLPGIFRAGIEVRPIEAIRAEVSYVREFWGIHDEIQVRPENIGLNNVTGFPSPYYVPTITLPRHFQDSNSFRVGAQGTINIKNAYKIDLRAGFNYDQSAIPTPYLSPLTIDMDKYTVSFGGSLHVGNHWRLDAVYARIFAPDQEVSPAEAAVPKVNPVRGNPTATESINGGSYTASANVFGVGVNYRFK, from the coding sequence ATGGAACGCCGTCGAGGAGTAATAAGGGCGCTTGCGCTTGCCGCAGGGTTCATCGTTCTTGACGCCGCGTTCGCGCACTCCACGGCGCAGGCGGGCGGGCTCAATTTCTCGGATCGCGGCGTAAAACCACTAGGACGCGGAGGCGCGTGGGTGGCGGGCGCCGACGACGTCGGAGCCGTCTGGTACAACCCTGCGGGCCTCGCCGACGCGGGCACGAGCCTCATGGCCGACTTCGCGTGGCTCAATCACACGAGCTCCTTCACGCGCAAGACGCAGGTGATCGACGGCGCGGGCACGGTGCGCGTTTACCAGTTTCCAACGGTCACCGGCAAATCTCCGGTTCTGCCCATTCCCACGTTGGGCGGCTCGTACAACTGGGGCAAGAAGAAGCAATTCACGGTCGCCGGAGCGCTTTACGCGCCGTACACCGCGATCACCAGCTTTCCCACGCAGGTCGACGGCCAGCCCGCCCCGCAGCGTTATTCACTCATTTCGCTCGACGGCTCGGCCCTGGTGAACGTCGGGGCATGGTTCGCCTGGAAGCCCATCGAGCAAATTCGATTGGGCATCGGCGTCGGCGCATTGGTGGGCACCTTCACCTCGACGGTGTTCTTCAACGCCAACCCGGCCGATCGCCTCATCGGCGCACCGGAAGACCCCAACTACGACTCCGAGGGCAAGCTCACCGCGCACATCATCTCGCCCGTGGCCAACCTCGGCGCGACGTTCGTTCCGGTGAAGTACGTACGCATTGGCCTTTCGTACAATCTGCCCATTTGGATCAACGCACCCGGCGATATGCAAGTACGCCTGCCGAATGCGGTATTGTTCGACAAAGCGACGGTCTCCGGCGAAGACGTTCGCGTGAAGTTCAAGCTGCCGGGCATCTTCCGGGCAGGCATCGAAGTGCGGCCCATCGAGGCCATTCGCGCCGAGGTTTCCTACGTTCGCGAGTTCTGGGGCATCCACGACGAAATCCAAGTTCGCCCGGAGAACATCGGCCTGAACAACGTCACCGGCTTTCCGTCACCGTACTACGTGCCCACGATTACGTTGCCGCGTCATTTCCAGGACAGCAATTCGTTCCGCGTCGGTGCGCAAGGCACGATCAACATCAAGAACGCGTACAAAATCGACTTACGCGCCGGTTTCAATTACGATCAAAGCGCGATTCCTACTCCGTATTTGTCCCCGCTCACCATCGACATGGACAAGTACACGGTAAGCTTCGGCGGCTCCCTCCACGTGGGCAACCATTGGCGGCTCGACGCCGTCTACGCGCGCATTTTCGCCCCGGATCAAGAGGTCTCCCCCGCCGAAGCCGCCGTCCCCAAGGTGAACCCCGTGCGGGGTAACCCCACCGCGACCGAGTCGATCAACGGCGGAAGCTACACCGCAAGCGCAAACGTATTCGGCGTCGGCGTGAACTACCGATTCAAATAG
- a CDS encoding sulfate/molybdate ABC transporter ATP-binding protein — protein sequence MEVSLSAIHKSFGKHQVLRGIDLKVEEGEIVALLGPSGCGKTTLLRIVAGLETPDTGEVLVGNASPSSKPVVGFVFQHYALFPHMTVFENVAFGLRVRKRADRLPEPKLRKRVEELLALIRLEHLAESRPTQLSGGQRQRVALARALAVDPAVLLLDEPFGALDASVRKELRRWLKKLHEELKVTSILVTHDQEEASEIADRLAVINHGVLEQVGTPHEVYSRPASPFVSTFLGDANVVQCEVQGGSVRAADLRLTLNGHAGHAVDGKKATVVIRPHDLELLSTAESAGYRDVDDGLLATVRRVRNTGPLVRVDLLTKGGLLLEAQLLENARLAVDTEVSIRVRSHRLFLE from the coding sequence ATGGAAGTAAGCCTCTCTGCCATTCACAAATCGTTTGGCAAACACCAAGTCCTTCGCGGCATCGATTTGAAGGTCGAAGAAGGCGAAATCGTCGCGCTGCTCGGCCCCTCGGGCTGCGGCAAGACCACACTGCTGCGCATCGTGGCCGGGCTGGAGACGCCTGACACGGGCGAGGTGCTCGTCGGCAACGCGTCGCCGTCGTCGAAGCCGGTGGTGGGCTTCGTGTTCCAGCACTACGCGCTCTTCCCGCACATGACGGTGTTCGAGAACGTCGCCTTCGGGCTGCGCGTGCGAAAGCGCGCCGATCGCCTGCCCGAGCCCAAGCTGCGCAAGCGCGTGGAGGAGCTTCTCGCGCTCATCCGCCTCGAGCACCTGGCCGAGTCCCGGCCCACACAGCTCTCCGGCGGCCAACGCCAACGCGTAGCACTGGCGCGGGCACTCGCAGTGGATCCCGCGGTGCTGCTTTTGGACGAGCCGTTCGGCGCGCTGGACGCATCGGTGCGCAAAGAGCTGCGGCGCTGGCTCAAGAAGCTCCACGAAGAGCTGAAGGTCACGAGCATCCTCGTCACCCACGACCAAGAAGAGGCCAGTGAGATCGCCGACCGCCTCGCGGTGATCAACCACGGCGTGCTCGAACAGGTGGGCACACCGCACGAGGTGTATTCGCGCCCCGCGAGTCCCTTCGTGAGTACCTTCCTCGGCGATGCGAACGTGGTGCAATGCGAAGTTCAGGGCGGCAGCGTGCGCGCCGCGGATCTGAGGCTCACGCTGAACGGCCACGCAGGCCATGCCGTCGACGGCAAGAAGGCGACGGTGGTGATCCGCCCTCACGATCTCGAGCTGCTTTCCACTGCAGAATCGGCAGGATACCGTGATGTGGACGATGGCCTTCTCGCCACCGTGCGGCGCGTGAGGAACACGGGGCCGCTCGTGCGGGTCGATCTTCTCACCAAGGGAGGCCTGTTGCTCGAAGCTCAGCTGCTCGAAAATGCGCGCCTCGCGGTGGACACCGAGGTGTCGATTCGCGTGCGATCGCATCGGCTTTTTCTCGAGTAG
- the cysW gene encoding sulfate ABC transporter permease subunit CysW codes for MIRILLITIAVALVGALLGVPLYVVFHEAFSSGWSAYVQALGDADTLTAALLSATVVALVVPLNTVFGVAAAYVTSRFEFRGKRFLAALIDLPLTVSPVVAGLVFVLLFGSHGLLGPVLEKHDIKVIFALPGIVLATAFVTFPLVAREIAPVMEAQSADQEEAAMLLGASGWTTFWRITLPRVRGALAYGVVLCTARALGEFGAVSVVSGHVRGATNTLPLHVEVLYNDYAFVAAFAVSSLLVGVSFLNLVARGTWK; via the coding sequence ATGATTCGCATTCTCCTCATCACCATCGCCGTCGCCTTGGTCGGCGCACTCCTCGGCGTGCCGCTGTACGTGGTGTTCCACGAAGCCTTCAGCAGCGGGTGGAGCGCCTACGTGCAGGCGCTGGGCGATGCCGACACCCTCACGGCGGCGCTGCTCAGTGCGACGGTGGTGGCGCTGGTGGTGCCGCTCAACACGGTGTTCGGCGTGGCGGCGGCGTACGTGACGAGCCGGTTCGAATTTCGCGGGAAGCGCTTTCTGGCGGCGCTCATCGATCTGCCGCTCACCGTCTCGCCCGTGGTGGCGGGCCTCGTGTTCGTCCTGCTCTTCGGAAGCCATGGGCTGCTCGGCCCTGTCCTGGAGAAGCACGACATCAAGGTGATCTTCGCCCTGCCCGGCATCGTCCTGGCCACCGCGTTCGTCACCTTCCCGCTGGTGGCGCGGGAGATTGCCCCGGTGATGGAGGCGCAGTCCGCGGATCAAGAAGAGGCCGCGATGCTCCTGGGCGCCTCGGGCTGGACCACGTTCTGGCGCATCACCTTGCCGCGCGTGCGCGGGGCGCTCGCCTATGGGGTGGTGCTCTGCACGGCGCGCGCGCTGGGCGAGTTCGGCGCCGTATCCGTCGTGTCGGGGCACGTCCGCGGGGCGACCAACACGCTGCCGCTGCACGTGGAGGTGCTCTACAACGACTACGCGTTCGTGGCCGCCTTCGCCGTTTCGTCTTTGTTGGTCGGCGTATCGTTTCTCAACCTCGTCGCGAGGGGAACATGGAAGTAA
- the cysT gene encoding sulfate ABC transporter permease subunit CysT: MSATAAQVQRKTLPGFRLTMGFTLLYLVLIVIVPLSGLFGKTKALGLGELVASLSQPRVLAAFKLSLGAAIVAAIIDSVAGLLIAWVLVRYTFFGKRIIEALIDIPLALPTAVAGIALTTAYSENGVIGRHFAAHGIQVAFTQLGVTVALVFVGLPFAVRAVQPVLADIEIELEEAASSLGATRGQIFRRVTFPLVLPAIVSGGAQAFARAVGEYGSVVFISGNMPMKTEIVPLLIVTKLEQYDYAGATALAATMLLLSLGMLILLHRLQGAIQVGGHP; the protein is encoded by the coding sequence ATGTCGGCCACCGCCGCGCAGGTTCAGCGCAAAACATTGCCCGGGTTTCGCCTCACCATGGGCTTTACCCTGCTCTACCTCGTGCTCATCGTGATCGTCCCGCTGTCGGGGCTCTTTGGAAAGACGAAAGCGCTCGGCCTCGGCGAGCTCGTGGCCTCGCTCTCGCAGCCACGCGTGCTCGCCGCCTTCAAATTGAGCCTCGGCGCGGCCATCGTGGCCGCGATCATCGATTCGGTGGCGGGGCTGCTCATCGCCTGGGTCCTCGTGCGCTACACGTTCTTCGGCAAGCGCATCATCGAAGCGCTCATCGACATTCCACTGGCGCTGCCCACCGCCGTCGCAGGCATCGCGCTCACCACCGCGTACTCGGAGAACGGCGTCATCGGGCGCCACTTCGCCGCGCACGGCATTCAGGTCGCGTTCACGCAGCTCGGGGTCACCGTGGCGTTGGTGTTCGTCGGCCTCCCCTTCGCCGTGCGCGCAGTGCAGCCGGTGCTGGCCGACATCGAGATCGAGCTCGAGGAGGCCGCCTCCTCGCTCGGGGCCACGCGCGGTCAGATCTTCCGCCGGGTCACCTTCCCGCTGGTGCTGCCGGCCATCGTTTCCGGCGGCGCGCAGGCCTTCGCGCGCGCGGTGGGCGAATACGGCTCGGTAGTGTTCATCTCCGGCAACATGCCGATGAAGACGGAGATCGTCCCGCTGCTCATCGTGACCAAACTGGAGCAATACGACTACGCGGGTGCCACGGCGCTGGCCGCGACGATGCTGCTTCTATCGCTGGGCATGCTGATCCTGCTCCACCGCCTTCAAGGCGCGATTCAAGTGGGTGGGCACCCATGA
- a CDS encoding sulfate ABC transporter substrate-binding protein, with the protein MKTNVRRRFTWLTWTVLGLVALAAGVLAIVFRSDNALAGDGSLLNVSYDPTRELYQDYNSAFAKYWKGKSGQNISVRQSHGGSGKQARSVIDGLEADVVTLALAYDIQEIAERTKLLPDNWQSRLPNNSAPYTSTIVFLVRKGNPRGIKDWPDLIKPGTVVVTPSPKTSGGARWNYLAAWGWALKQNGGNEAAARDYVTKLYKNVPVLDSGARGATITFVKHGIGHVLIAWENEALLAINEMGKDNFEIVAPPQTILAEPPVAILDKNVDKHGTRAAAEEYVRYLYSEEGQDIAAKHYYRPRNAAVFAKHASRFPNVQTFTIDDLFGGWNKAQKTHFADGAIFDQIYQPK; encoded by the coding sequence ATGAAGACCAACGTTCGTCGCAGATTCACGTGGCTCACATGGACGGTGCTCGGGCTCGTCGCGCTCGCAGCGGGCGTATTGGCGATTGTATTCCGATCCGACAATGCCCTCGCCGGCGACGGCTCGCTGCTCAACGTGTCGTACGATCCGACGCGCGAGCTGTACCAAGATTACAACTCGGCCTTCGCGAAGTACTGGAAGGGCAAGTCCGGACAGAACATCTCCGTGCGGCAGTCCCACGGCGGCTCGGGCAAGCAGGCGCGCTCGGTCATCGACGGGCTCGAGGCCGACGTGGTGACCCTCGCGCTCGCATACGACATTCAGGAGATCGCCGAGCGCACTAAGCTTCTGCCAGACAATTGGCAGTCACGCTTGCCAAACAACAGCGCACCGTACACGTCGACCATCGTGTTCCTCGTGCGCAAGGGTAACCCGCGCGGCATCAAAGATTGGCCCGACTTGATCAAGCCGGGCACCGTCGTGGTGACCCCCAGCCCGAAGACCTCGGGCGGCGCGCGGTGGAATTACCTCGCGGCATGGGGATGGGCGCTCAAGCAAAACGGTGGCAACGAAGCCGCGGCGCGGGACTACGTGACCAAGCTGTACAAGAACGTCCCCGTGCTCGACTCCGGTGCGCGCGGCGCGACCATCACCTTCGTGAAGCATGGCATCGGCCACGTGCTCATCGCCTGGGAGAACGAGGCGCTGCTGGCCATCAACGAGATGGGCAAGGACAACTTCGAGATCGTGGCGCCGCCGCAGACCATCCTGGCCGAGCCGCCCGTCGCCATCCTGGACAAGAACGTCGACAAGCACGGCACGCGCGCCGCCGCCGAGGAGTACGTGCGCTACCTCTACAGCGAAGAGGGCCAGGACATCGCCGCCAAGCACTACTACCGCCCGCGCAACGCCGCCGTCTTCGCCAAGCACGCGTCGCGCTTCCCCAACGTGCAGACCTTCACCATCGACGACCTGTTCGGCGGTTGGAACAAGGCGCAGAAGACGCACTTCGCCGACGGCGCCATCTTCGATCAGATCTACCAGCCCAAGTAA